In one Brassica oleracea var. oleracea cultivar TO1000 chromosome C9, BOL, whole genome shotgun sequence genomic region, the following are encoded:
- the LOC106319174 gene encoding protein PNS1-like isoform X2 — protein MGATDPLKAVEERENRGEEKTEKKKKKKKQRGVKANDEEEGGDKDELNHHRFLANLNRLNPTNPLRIIVNNGGGGRFTTPPPPNPAQPLRSSSRAPPPIQTPPVRAPPPEEPQPPPSPSPPPLQHQSRSLFSQTPQETLASLNSSKYTNKFFLFLFILHKIAAIGFVCFLVFRGVQGLIGSNGSVKRKEQRILRFLLPQVEAASLLSIVLAFSWQMAIRLWPEFMIHFILWSTFLMSLSSGILLLCFQMPATDGVGVSLIAFSIGNGLYACWVTRRIKFCTKILVKSLEPVSKFSDLNLPTYYMLAAGFFWMSLWIFGVIGALNFYFPPLVIIGLVLSLAWTTEVMRNVVNLTVSRVIALFYLRGMQSSTRFSFQRALSRNLGSACLGSLFVPTIEALRIVARGLNLLKGEDEFMFCCANCCLKLMTFIFEHGNGWAFVQIAAYGKGFVRASQDTWKLFEDVDMVEVVDADITSSICFLTGICSGCVCVIVAVAWTHTVYKPFTATISLLAFFIGYLMTRISMALPHACVSCYYACYAENPESRFFDETIKDRQALIKNGRVVVHTPRVRRALA, from the exons ATGGGTGCCACAGACCCC TTAAAGGCTGTGGAAGAGAGAGAAAACAGAGGAGAAGAAAAAACAGAGAAGAAGAAGAAGAAGAAGAAGCAGAGAGGAGTAAAGGCTAATGATGAGGAAGAAGGAGGAGATAAAGACGAACTCAACCACCACAGATTCTTAGCGAACTTGAACAGATTAAACCCGACGAACCCTCTTCGGATCATTGTCAACAATGGCGGCGGCGGTAGATTCACCACTCCGCCTCCTCCTAACCCCGCGCAGCCGCTCCGATCATCCTCAAGAGCTCCTCCGCCGATACAGACTCCTCCCGTTCGCGCGCCGCCGCCGGAAGAGCCTCAGCCTCCGCCGTCTCCCTCTCCGCCTCCGCTTCAGCATCAGTCCCGTTCCCTCTTCTCACAAACCCCTCAA GAAACTTTGGCGTCGTTGAACTCGTCAAAGTACACAAACAAGTTCTTTCTCTTCCTCTTCATCCTTCACAAGATCGCGGCCATCGGTTTCGTATGCTTCCTCGTCTTCAGAGGCGTCCAGGGTCTCATCGGCTCCAACGGCAGCGTCAAACGCAAAGAGCAACGCATCCTCAGATTCCTACTTCCGCAAGTCGAAGCCGCGTCTCTCCTAAGCATCGTACTCGCGTTCTCCTGGCAAATGGCGATCCGTCTCTGGCCTGAGTTCATGATCCACTTCATCCTCTGGAGCACGTTCCTGATGTCTCTCTCCTCAGGAATCCTCTTGCTCTGTTTCCAAATGCCAGCCACCGATGGCGTTGGTGTTTCCCTCATCGCCTTCTCTATTGGAAACGGTTTATACGCTTGCTGGGTCACACGCAGGATCAAGTTCTGTACCAAGATACTGGTCAAGTCTTTAGAGCCAGTTTCAAAGTTCTCTGACTTGAACTTACCAACCTACTACATGCTAGCCGCTGGCTTCTTCTGGATGTCGCTTTGGATCTTCGGTGTCATCGGTGCGTTGAATTTTTATTTCCCGCCGCTTGTGATTATCGGTTTGGTGTTGAGCTTGGCTTGGACGACGGAAGTGATGAGGAACGTTGTTAATCTGACTGTGAGTAGAGTCATCGCTCTGTTCTATCTTAGAGGGATGCAGTCTAGTACAAGGTTTAGTTTCCAAAGAGCCTTGTCTCGTAACCTAGGGAGCGCGTGTTTGGGGTCTCTCTTTGTTCCGACGATCGAAGCGCTTAGGATCGTGGCGAGGGGGTTAAACTTGCTTAAAGGTGAAGATGAGTTCATGTTTTGCTGCGCTAATTGCTGTCTTAAACTCATGACGTTTATATTCGAGCATGGCAATGGCTGGGCCTTTGTGCAG ATAGCAGCGTATGGGAAAGGGTTTGTGAGGGCGTCGCAAGACACGTGGAAACTGTTTGAGGATGTTGATATGGTTGAGGTAGTGGATGCGGACATAACAAGCTCTATATGTTTCCTCACGGGGATATGCAGTGGCTGCGTCTGTGTTATTGTGGCGGTCGCTTGGACGCACACGGTTTATAAGCCTTTTACAGCTACCATCTCCTTGCTTGCCTTCTTCATTGGATACCTCATG ACGAGGATCTCAATGGCATTGCCTCACGCATGCGTGAGTTGCTACTACGCATGCTACGCTGAGAATCCAGAGAGCAGATTCTTTGACGAAACCATAAAAGATAGACAAGCTTTGATCAAAAATGGTCGTGTTGTTGTCCACACCCCTAGAGTCCGCCGTGCTCTAGCCTAG
- the LOC106315582 gene encoding N-alpha-acetyltransferase daf-31-like, which translates to MVCIRRATVDDLLAMQACNLMCLPENYQMKYYLYHILSWPQLLYVAEDYNGRIVGYVLAKMDEESNECHGHITSLAVLRTHRKLGLATKLMTAAQAAMEQVYEAEYVSLHVRRSNRAAFHLYTETLGYKIHDVEAKYYADGEDAYDMRKYFKGKQNHQHSHGHHHHHHGGGCCSGDAVETTQPEDAKATTSK; encoded by the exons ATGGTGTGCATCAGGCGAGCGACGGTTGATGACCTTCTGGCGATGCAAGCCTGCAATCTCATGTGCCTTCCCGAGAACTACCAGATGAAGTACTACCTCTACCACATCCTCTCCTGGCCTCAGCTTCTCTACGTTGCCGAGGACTACAACGGCCGCATCGTCGGCTATGTCCTCGCCAAGATGGACGAGGAGAGTAACGAGTGCCACGGACACATCACTTCCCTCGCTGTTCTTCGTACTCATAGGAAGCTTGGTCTCGCCACTAAGCTCATGACCGCCGCTCAGGCTGCCATGGAACAG GTTTATGAGGCAGAGTATGTTTCGCTGCATGTGAGGAGAAGTAACCGAGCAGCGTTTCATCTGTACACGGAGACGTTAGGCTACAAGATTCACGATGTGGAAGCGAAGTATTACGCGGATGGAGAGGATGCCTATGACATGCGGAAGTATTTTAAGGGTAAGCAAAACCATCAACACAGCCACGGTCATCATCATCATCACCATGGAGGTGGGTGTTGTTCCGGTGATGCAGTAGAAACAACTCAACCCGAAGATGCTAAAGCAACGACGTCGAAGTGA
- the LOC106319174 gene encoding protein PNS1-like isoform X1 produces the protein MGATDPVKLKAVEERENRGEEKTEKKKKKKKQRGVKANDEEEGGDKDELNHHRFLANLNRLNPTNPLRIIVNNGGGGRFTTPPPPNPAQPLRSSSRAPPPIQTPPVRAPPPEEPQPPPSPSPPPLQHQSRSLFSQTPQETLASLNSSKYTNKFFLFLFILHKIAAIGFVCFLVFRGVQGLIGSNGSVKRKEQRILRFLLPQVEAASLLSIVLAFSWQMAIRLWPEFMIHFILWSTFLMSLSSGILLLCFQMPATDGVGVSLIAFSIGNGLYACWVTRRIKFCTKILVKSLEPVSKFSDLNLPTYYMLAAGFFWMSLWIFGVIGALNFYFPPLVIIGLVLSLAWTTEVMRNVVNLTVSRVIALFYLRGMQSSTRFSFQRALSRNLGSACLGSLFVPTIEALRIVARGLNLLKGEDEFMFCCANCCLKLMTFIFEHGNGWAFVQIAAYGKGFVRASQDTWKLFEDVDMVEVVDADITSSICFLTGICSGCVCVIVAVAWTHTVYKPFTATISLLAFFIGYLMTRISMALPHACVSCYYACYAENPESRFFDETIKDRQALIKNGRVVVHTPRVRRALA, from the exons ATGGGTGCCACAGACCCCGTAAAG TTAAAGGCTGTGGAAGAGAGAGAAAACAGAGGAGAAGAAAAAACAGAGAAGAAGAAGAAGAAGAAGAAGCAGAGAGGAGTAAAGGCTAATGATGAGGAAGAAGGAGGAGATAAAGACGAACTCAACCACCACAGATTCTTAGCGAACTTGAACAGATTAAACCCGACGAACCCTCTTCGGATCATTGTCAACAATGGCGGCGGCGGTAGATTCACCACTCCGCCTCCTCCTAACCCCGCGCAGCCGCTCCGATCATCCTCAAGAGCTCCTCCGCCGATACAGACTCCTCCCGTTCGCGCGCCGCCGCCGGAAGAGCCTCAGCCTCCGCCGTCTCCCTCTCCGCCTCCGCTTCAGCATCAGTCCCGTTCCCTCTTCTCACAAACCCCTCAA GAAACTTTGGCGTCGTTGAACTCGTCAAAGTACACAAACAAGTTCTTTCTCTTCCTCTTCATCCTTCACAAGATCGCGGCCATCGGTTTCGTATGCTTCCTCGTCTTCAGAGGCGTCCAGGGTCTCATCGGCTCCAACGGCAGCGTCAAACGCAAAGAGCAACGCATCCTCAGATTCCTACTTCCGCAAGTCGAAGCCGCGTCTCTCCTAAGCATCGTACTCGCGTTCTCCTGGCAAATGGCGATCCGTCTCTGGCCTGAGTTCATGATCCACTTCATCCTCTGGAGCACGTTCCTGATGTCTCTCTCCTCAGGAATCCTCTTGCTCTGTTTCCAAATGCCAGCCACCGATGGCGTTGGTGTTTCCCTCATCGCCTTCTCTATTGGAAACGGTTTATACGCTTGCTGGGTCACACGCAGGATCAAGTTCTGTACCAAGATACTGGTCAAGTCTTTAGAGCCAGTTTCAAAGTTCTCTGACTTGAACTTACCAACCTACTACATGCTAGCCGCTGGCTTCTTCTGGATGTCGCTTTGGATCTTCGGTGTCATCGGTGCGTTGAATTTTTATTTCCCGCCGCTTGTGATTATCGGTTTGGTGTTGAGCTTGGCTTGGACGACGGAAGTGATGAGGAACGTTGTTAATCTGACTGTGAGTAGAGTCATCGCTCTGTTCTATCTTAGAGGGATGCAGTCTAGTACAAGGTTTAGTTTCCAAAGAGCCTTGTCTCGTAACCTAGGGAGCGCGTGTTTGGGGTCTCTCTTTGTTCCGACGATCGAAGCGCTTAGGATCGTGGCGAGGGGGTTAAACTTGCTTAAAGGTGAAGATGAGTTCATGTTTTGCTGCGCTAATTGCTGTCTTAAACTCATGACGTTTATATTCGAGCATGGCAATGGCTGGGCCTTTGTGCAG ATAGCAGCGTATGGGAAAGGGTTTGTGAGGGCGTCGCAAGACACGTGGAAACTGTTTGAGGATGTTGATATGGTTGAGGTAGTGGATGCGGACATAACAAGCTCTATATGTTTCCTCACGGGGATATGCAGTGGCTGCGTCTGTGTTATTGTGGCGGTCGCTTGGACGCACACGGTTTATAAGCCTTTTACAGCTACCATCTCCTTGCTTGCCTTCTTCATTGGATACCTCATG ACGAGGATCTCAATGGCATTGCCTCACGCATGCGTGAGTTGCTACTACGCATGCTACGCTGAGAATCCAGAGAGCAGATTCTTTGACGAAACCATAAAAGATAGACAAGCTTTGATCAAAAATGGTCGTGTTGTTGTCCACACCCCTAGAGTCCGCCGTGCTCTAGCCTAG
- the LOC106319174 gene encoding protein PNS1-like isoform X3: MGATDPVKAVEERENRGEEKTEKKKKKKKQRGVKANDEEEGGDKDELNHHRFLANLNRLNPTNPLRIIVNNGGGGRFTTPPPPNPAQPLRSSSRAPPPIQTPPVRAPPPEEPQPPPSPSPPPLQHQSRSLFSQTPQETLASLNSSKYTNKFFLFLFILHKIAAIGFVCFLVFRGVQGLIGSNGSVKRKEQRILRFLLPQVEAASLLSIVLAFSWQMAIRLWPEFMIHFILWSTFLMSLSSGILLLCFQMPATDGVGVSLIAFSIGNGLYACWVTRRIKFCTKILVKSLEPVSKFSDLNLPTYYMLAAGFFWMSLWIFGVIGALNFYFPPLVIIGLVLSLAWTTEVMRNVVNLTVSRVIALFYLRGMQSSTRFSFQRALSRNLGSACLGSLFVPTIEALRIVARGLNLLKGEDEFMFCCANCCLKLMTFIFEHGNGWAFVQIAAYGKGFVRASQDTWKLFEDVDMVEVVDADITSSICFLTGICSGCVCVIVAVAWTHTVYKPFTATISLLAFFIGYLMTRISMALPHACVSCYYACYAENPESRFFDETIKDRQALIKNGRVVVHTPRVRRALA; encoded by the exons ATGGGTGCCACAGACCCCGTAAAG GCTGTGGAAGAGAGAGAAAACAGAGGAGAAGAAAAAACAGAGAAGAAGAAGAAGAAGAAGAAGCAGAGAGGAGTAAAGGCTAATGATGAGGAAGAAGGAGGAGATAAAGACGAACTCAACCACCACAGATTCTTAGCGAACTTGAACAGATTAAACCCGACGAACCCTCTTCGGATCATTGTCAACAATGGCGGCGGCGGTAGATTCACCACTCCGCCTCCTCCTAACCCCGCGCAGCCGCTCCGATCATCCTCAAGAGCTCCTCCGCCGATACAGACTCCTCCCGTTCGCGCGCCGCCGCCGGAAGAGCCTCAGCCTCCGCCGTCTCCCTCTCCGCCTCCGCTTCAGCATCAGTCCCGTTCCCTCTTCTCACAAACCCCTCAA GAAACTTTGGCGTCGTTGAACTCGTCAAAGTACACAAACAAGTTCTTTCTCTTCCTCTTCATCCTTCACAAGATCGCGGCCATCGGTTTCGTATGCTTCCTCGTCTTCAGAGGCGTCCAGGGTCTCATCGGCTCCAACGGCAGCGTCAAACGCAAAGAGCAACGCATCCTCAGATTCCTACTTCCGCAAGTCGAAGCCGCGTCTCTCCTAAGCATCGTACTCGCGTTCTCCTGGCAAATGGCGATCCGTCTCTGGCCTGAGTTCATGATCCACTTCATCCTCTGGAGCACGTTCCTGATGTCTCTCTCCTCAGGAATCCTCTTGCTCTGTTTCCAAATGCCAGCCACCGATGGCGTTGGTGTTTCCCTCATCGCCTTCTCTATTGGAAACGGTTTATACGCTTGCTGGGTCACACGCAGGATCAAGTTCTGTACCAAGATACTGGTCAAGTCTTTAGAGCCAGTTTCAAAGTTCTCTGACTTGAACTTACCAACCTACTACATGCTAGCCGCTGGCTTCTTCTGGATGTCGCTTTGGATCTTCGGTGTCATCGGTGCGTTGAATTTTTATTTCCCGCCGCTTGTGATTATCGGTTTGGTGTTGAGCTTGGCTTGGACGACGGAAGTGATGAGGAACGTTGTTAATCTGACTGTGAGTAGAGTCATCGCTCTGTTCTATCTTAGAGGGATGCAGTCTAGTACAAGGTTTAGTTTCCAAAGAGCCTTGTCTCGTAACCTAGGGAGCGCGTGTTTGGGGTCTCTCTTTGTTCCGACGATCGAAGCGCTTAGGATCGTGGCGAGGGGGTTAAACTTGCTTAAAGGTGAAGATGAGTTCATGTTTTGCTGCGCTAATTGCTGTCTTAAACTCATGACGTTTATATTCGAGCATGGCAATGGCTGGGCCTTTGTGCAG ATAGCAGCGTATGGGAAAGGGTTTGTGAGGGCGTCGCAAGACACGTGGAAACTGTTTGAGGATGTTGATATGGTTGAGGTAGTGGATGCGGACATAACAAGCTCTATATGTTTCCTCACGGGGATATGCAGTGGCTGCGTCTGTGTTATTGTGGCGGTCGCTTGGACGCACACGGTTTATAAGCCTTTTACAGCTACCATCTCCTTGCTTGCCTTCTTCATTGGATACCTCATG ACGAGGATCTCAATGGCATTGCCTCACGCATGCGTGAGTTGCTACTACGCATGCTACGCTGAGAATCCAGAGAGCAGATTCTTTGACGAAACCATAAAAGATAGACAAGCTTTGATCAAAAATGGTCGTGTTGTTGTCCACACCCCTAGAGTCCGCCGTGCTCTAGCCTAG
- the LOC106319174 gene encoding protein PNS1-like isoform X4, producing the protein MGATDPAVEERENRGEEKTEKKKKKKKQRGVKANDEEEGGDKDELNHHRFLANLNRLNPTNPLRIIVNNGGGGRFTTPPPPNPAQPLRSSSRAPPPIQTPPVRAPPPEEPQPPPSPSPPPLQHQSRSLFSQTPQETLASLNSSKYTNKFFLFLFILHKIAAIGFVCFLVFRGVQGLIGSNGSVKRKEQRILRFLLPQVEAASLLSIVLAFSWQMAIRLWPEFMIHFILWSTFLMSLSSGILLLCFQMPATDGVGVSLIAFSIGNGLYACWVTRRIKFCTKILVKSLEPVSKFSDLNLPTYYMLAAGFFWMSLWIFGVIGALNFYFPPLVIIGLVLSLAWTTEVMRNVVNLTVSRVIALFYLRGMQSSTRFSFQRALSRNLGSACLGSLFVPTIEALRIVARGLNLLKGEDEFMFCCANCCLKLMTFIFEHGNGWAFVQIAAYGKGFVRASQDTWKLFEDVDMVEVVDADITSSICFLTGICSGCVCVIVAVAWTHTVYKPFTATISLLAFFIGYLMTRISMALPHACVSCYYACYAENPESRFFDETIKDRQALIKNGRVVVHTPRVRRALA; encoded by the exons ATGGGTGCCACAGACCCC GCTGTGGAAGAGAGAGAAAACAGAGGAGAAGAAAAAACAGAGAAGAAGAAGAAGAAGAAGAAGCAGAGAGGAGTAAAGGCTAATGATGAGGAAGAAGGAGGAGATAAAGACGAACTCAACCACCACAGATTCTTAGCGAACTTGAACAGATTAAACCCGACGAACCCTCTTCGGATCATTGTCAACAATGGCGGCGGCGGTAGATTCACCACTCCGCCTCCTCCTAACCCCGCGCAGCCGCTCCGATCATCCTCAAGAGCTCCTCCGCCGATACAGACTCCTCCCGTTCGCGCGCCGCCGCCGGAAGAGCCTCAGCCTCCGCCGTCTCCCTCTCCGCCTCCGCTTCAGCATCAGTCCCGTTCCCTCTTCTCACAAACCCCTCAA GAAACTTTGGCGTCGTTGAACTCGTCAAAGTACACAAACAAGTTCTTTCTCTTCCTCTTCATCCTTCACAAGATCGCGGCCATCGGTTTCGTATGCTTCCTCGTCTTCAGAGGCGTCCAGGGTCTCATCGGCTCCAACGGCAGCGTCAAACGCAAAGAGCAACGCATCCTCAGATTCCTACTTCCGCAAGTCGAAGCCGCGTCTCTCCTAAGCATCGTACTCGCGTTCTCCTGGCAAATGGCGATCCGTCTCTGGCCTGAGTTCATGATCCACTTCATCCTCTGGAGCACGTTCCTGATGTCTCTCTCCTCAGGAATCCTCTTGCTCTGTTTCCAAATGCCAGCCACCGATGGCGTTGGTGTTTCCCTCATCGCCTTCTCTATTGGAAACGGTTTATACGCTTGCTGGGTCACACGCAGGATCAAGTTCTGTACCAAGATACTGGTCAAGTCTTTAGAGCCAGTTTCAAAGTTCTCTGACTTGAACTTACCAACCTACTACATGCTAGCCGCTGGCTTCTTCTGGATGTCGCTTTGGATCTTCGGTGTCATCGGTGCGTTGAATTTTTATTTCCCGCCGCTTGTGATTATCGGTTTGGTGTTGAGCTTGGCTTGGACGACGGAAGTGATGAGGAACGTTGTTAATCTGACTGTGAGTAGAGTCATCGCTCTGTTCTATCTTAGAGGGATGCAGTCTAGTACAAGGTTTAGTTTCCAAAGAGCCTTGTCTCGTAACCTAGGGAGCGCGTGTTTGGGGTCTCTCTTTGTTCCGACGATCGAAGCGCTTAGGATCGTGGCGAGGGGGTTAAACTTGCTTAAAGGTGAAGATGAGTTCATGTTTTGCTGCGCTAATTGCTGTCTTAAACTCATGACGTTTATATTCGAGCATGGCAATGGCTGGGCCTTTGTGCAG ATAGCAGCGTATGGGAAAGGGTTTGTGAGGGCGTCGCAAGACACGTGGAAACTGTTTGAGGATGTTGATATGGTTGAGGTAGTGGATGCGGACATAACAAGCTCTATATGTTTCCTCACGGGGATATGCAGTGGCTGCGTCTGTGTTATTGTGGCGGTCGCTTGGACGCACACGGTTTATAAGCCTTTTACAGCTACCATCTCCTTGCTTGCCTTCTTCATTGGATACCTCATG ACGAGGATCTCAATGGCATTGCCTCACGCATGCGTGAGTTGCTACTACGCATGCTACGCTGAGAATCCAGAGAGCAGATTCTTTGACGAAACCATAAAAGATAGACAAGCTTTGATCAAAAATGGTCGTGTTGTTGTCCACACCCCTAGAGTCCGCCGTGCTCTAGCCTAG